One Edaphobacter flagellatus genomic region harbors:
- a CDS encoding purine-nucleoside phosphorylase, which produces MVRWLVAVMIAGLVATTGLRAQEEVLRPKVVVVSYFEVGADTGDRPGEAQFWIERDHLDRVIEVPGMTHVVRANADGSEIAVVVGPGQIRPAVNLMALGFDNRFDLRKSYWLINGIAGVSPEDGSLGMAFWTDYVVNGDLLHFIDPREMPKEWEDGYYAIDKSRPEEQPRVDAGSAEDVRTWSKDAAQINWRGTVVQMNPQLLDWAYGLTREMKLPQTEPMRALGARYKGFPKAQAVPGVSVGANIATETFWHGAKMDAWAHRWVSYATDGRARMGTTSMNDSGAMVALYSLTKAGRANWNRALLLRTASNFDRQPDGMTAEQSANGEKHAAFTGYAMSLEAAYRVGSKVTKAILAGNEPALNP; this is translated from the coding sequence ATGGTGAGATGGCTTGTTGCGGTAATGATTGCCGGCTTAGTGGCGACGACCGGGCTTCGTGCGCAGGAAGAGGTGCTGCGGCCGAAGGTGGTTGTAGTGAGCTACTTTGAGGTGGGAGCAGACACGGGGGATCGTCCGGGAGAAGCGCAGTTCTGGATCGAACGTGATCATCTGGATCGAGTGATTGAAGTGCCGGGAATGACGCACGTGGTGCGAGCGAACGCGGATGGATCGGAGATTGCCGTGGTTGTGGGGCCGGGACAGATTCGGCCAGCAGTAAATTTGATGGCGCTTGGTTTCGACAACCGATTCGATCTGAGAAAAAGCTATTGGCTGATCAATGGAATCGCAGGAGTTTCGCCGGAGGATGGCTCGCTCGGCATGGCTTTCTGGACAGACTATGTGGTGAATGGAGATTTGCTGCACTTTATTGATCCGCGCGAGATGCCGAAGGAATGGGAAGACGGGTACTATGCGATCGACAAGAGCAGGCCGGAGGAGCAGCCGCGCGTGGATGCGGGGTCCGCAGAGGATGTGAGGACGTGGTCGAAGGATGCGGCGCAGATCAACTGGCGCGGCACGGTGGTGCAGATGAATCCACAGTTGCTGGATTGGGCCTATGGCCTGACGCGAGAGATGAAGCTACCGCAGACAGAGCCGATGCGGGCATTGGGTGCGCGCTATAAGGGGTTTCCGAAGGCGCAGGCGGTGCCTGGAGTAAGTGTTGGCGCGAACATTGCAACGGAGACCTTCTGGCATGGCGCGAAGATGGATGCGTGGGCTCACCGGTGGGTGAGCTATGCGACGGATGGGCGTGCGCGTATGGGAACGACATCGATGAATGACTCGGGCGCCATGGTCGCGTTGTATTCGCTGACGAAGGCGGGCCGCGCGAATTGGAACCGCGCTCTGCTGTTGAGGACAGCGAGTAACTTTGACAGGCAGCCGGATGGCATGACGGCGGAGCAGAGCGCGAACGGCGAAAAGCATGCCGCGTTTACAGGGTATGCGATGTCGTTGGAGGCCGCATATCGCGTGGGCAGTAAAGTCACGAAGGCAATTCTGGCTGGAAATGAACCTGCGTTGAATCCATAG
- the fbp gene encoding class 1 fructose-bisphosphatase produces MAMITTVQQHILQQQQALLKSTGREATGTFSWLLSGITLATKMIEAKIRSAALSDVLGAAGAENVQGEQQQKLDVYANQAMLHCLGLRDSVAALVSEEDEQPVTFNRDAETGKYILVFDPLDGSSNIDVNVNVGTIFSVLRRLPAELGTLEESILQPGFRQVAAGYVVYGPSTVLVYTTGNGVHGFTLDPTIGAFVLSNERMMMPEQGSYYSVNEANAAGWPEEYRRYVTMLREGGLGKTYSSRYIGSLVADFHRTLLKGGVFLYPPTEKQAKGKLRLLYEANPLAFIAEQAGGAATNGAGRILEIKPEGIHQRTPFCVGSKREMEALTGMLTGALAN; encoded by the coding sequence ATGGCAATGATTACGACCGTTCAGCAGCATATTCTGCAGCAGCAACAGGCGCTTTTGAAGTCGACCGGACGCGAGGCGACGGGAACGTTCAGTTGGCTGCTGAGCGGTATTACGCTTGCGACGAAGATGATTGAGGCAAAGATTCGTTCGGCTGCGCTAAGCGATGTGCTGGGTGCTGCCGGCGCGGAGAATGTGCAGGGAGAGCAGCAGCAGAAGCTGGACGTATATGCCAATCAGGCTATGCTGCACTGTCTCGGTCTGCGCGATAGTGTTGCGGCCCTGGTGAGCGAAGAAGATGAGCAGCCGGTGACGTTCAACCGCGATGCGGAGACAGGGAAGTACATCCTTGTTTTTGATCCGCTGGATGGGTCCAGCAATATTGACGTGAATGTGAATGTAGGGACGATTTTCAGTGTGTTGCGGCGATTGCCCGCTGAGCTGGGAACACTGGAGGAGTCGATTCTGCAACCGGGGTTCAGGCAGGTTGCCGCGGGATACGTCGTATACGGACCTTCGACGGTCTTGGTTTATACGACGGGCAATGGCGTGCACGGATTCACGCTTGATCCTACGATTGGCGCGTTTGTACTGAGCAACGAGCGGATGATGATGCCGGAGCAGGGAAGCTACTATTCGGTGAACGAGGCGAATGCTGCGGGATGGCCGGAGGAGTACCGGCGCTATGTCACGATGTTGCGTGAAGGTGGTTTGGGGAAGACGTATAGCTCGCGCTATATCGGTAGTCTGGTGGCGGACTTTCATCGAACGCTTTTGAAGGGTGGCGTGTTTTTGTATCCTCCGACGGAGAAGCAGGCGAAGGGCAAGTTGAGACTGCTGTATGAGGCGAATCCGTTGGCATTTATCGCTGAGCAGGCAGGAGGCGCGGCGACGAATGGCGCGGGGAGAATTCTGGAGATCAAGCCAGAAGGAATACATCAGCGCACGCCCTTCTGTGTAGGCAGCAAGCGCGAGATGGAAGCTTTGACGGGGATGTTGACAGGGGCATTGGCAAATTGA
- a CDS encoding alanyl-tRNA editing protein: protein MSFSAVVVDILEESRVAGLQRWQILLDHTEFGVGDTGELEAVAKSGARLVIPVLEVVRDGSQMWHLVEKPITVGTVIRAEVSGAGEE, encoded by the coding sequence TTGAGCTTTTCAGCGGTAGTTGTCGACATACTGGAAGAGAGCCGTGTCGCTGGACTTCAGCGATGGCAGATTCTGTTGGACCATACGGAGTTTGGTGTTGGCGATACGGGCGAGCTTGAGGCTGTGGCGAAGAGTGGTGCCCGGTTGGTGATTCCTGTACTTGAGGTCGTGCGCGATGGGAGCCAGATGTGGCATCTGGTAGAGAAGCCGATTACCGTGGGTACGGTGATCCGTGCAGAGGTCTCAGGCGCGGGAGAAGAATAG
- a CDS encoding MFS transporter, with protein sequence MKNPVAGAFRALSIFNFRVWSAGALVSNIGTWMQRVAQDWLVLTQLTHHDASAMGIVMALQFAPQLLLLPWTGFAADHLNQRKLLMVTQATMGVLALALGILTIMGNIRLWQVYVFALLFGSAAALDAPVRQTFVAELVGDDHLHNAVALNSTSFNAGRMVGPAIAGLVIAKVGTGWAFAINGISFAAVLISMSLFRVSELYPNMRARHTAGGFLEGFRYVWSRQDLRAILVMLFLIGTFGLNFPIFTSTMAVNVFHTDARGFGLLSSIMAIGTISGALLAAGRDKPKFGSLFVGSTVFGIGCTLAALAPGYWWFAAALMVIGVAALTLTNATNSMMQLTTEPAMRGRVMALRLAVALGGTPIGAPIVGWVANRFGPRWALGVGASSGFAAALVAIYVLTRRTGLNDADLAR encoded by the coding sequence ATGAAGAATCCGGTGGCGGGTGCTTTCCGCGCTTTGAGCATCTTTAATTTTCGGGTGTGGTCAGCGGGTGCTCTGGTTTCCAATATCGGTACATGGATGCAACGTGTTGCTCAGGACTGGCTCGTCCTTACGCAGCTCACTCATCATGATGCCTCCGCTATGGGAATCGTCATGGCGCTGCAGTTTGCACCACAGCTTCTTTTGTTGCCCTGGACCGGATTTGCTGCAGATCATCTCAACCAACGCAAGCTCCTGATGGTGACCCAAGCGACGATGGGAGTGTTGGCGCTGGCTTTGGGAATCCTTACGATCATGGGGAACATCCGTCTTTGGCAGGTCTACGTATTTGCATTGTTGTTTGGCTCGGCGGCTGCATTGGATGCTCCCGTGCGCCAGACGTTCGTGGCCGAGCTGGTGGGTGACGACCATCTGCATAATGCAGTCGCGCTCAATTCGACATCATTCAATGCCGGCCGTATGGTCGGCCCCGCAATTGCTGGTCTGGTCATTGCGAAGGTGGGAACTGGTTGGGCGTTTGCGATCAACGGCATATCATTCGCTGCAGTTTTGATTTCGATGTCGCTGTTCCGCGTGTCCGAACTGTATCCGAACATGAGAGCTCGCCATACCGCCGGAGGATTTCTGGAAGGATTCCGCTATGTCTGGAGCCGCCAGGATCTCCGGGCCATCCTGGTCATGCTGTTTCTAATTGGGACCTTCGGGCTTAACTTCCCGATCTTTACTTCGACAATGGCTGTCAACGTCTTCCATACCGATGCGCGCGGCTTCGGACTTCTATCCTCCATCATGGCGATTGGCACCATCTCCGGAGCGCTGCTTGCCGCAGGTCGCGACAAGCCGAAGTTCGGGTCGTTATTTGTCGGCTCAACAGTCTTCGGGATTGGATGCACTCTCGCTGCGCTGGCCCCCGGTTACTGGTGGTTCGCCGCGGCTCTGATGGTCATTGGTGTTGCGGCCCTGACACTCACCAACGCAACCAACAGCATGATGCAGCTCACGACGGAGCCTGCCATGCGAGGCCGGGTCATGGCCCTTCGGCTCGCCGTCGCGCTAGGAGGTACGCCGATAGGAGCTCCGATCGTGGGGTGGGTGGCAAACCGTTTCGGTCCCCGGTGGGCACTGGGGGTAGGCGCGTCATCGGGGTTTGCCGCTGCCCTGGTTGCGATATATGTTCTGACGCGGCGAACCGGACTTAACGATGCCGATTTGGCTCGATGA
- a CDS encoding cysteine hydrolase family protein — MPLTTLDPKTALIVVDLQKGLINAPFIHPIAGVIERTCALLDAFRQRDLPVVLVNVAGGATGRTEQPRRFSTLTEGFSDLIPELDRQASDIVVTKRTWGALASTDLEAQLKAIGVTQVVITGVATGTGVEATARQAYEAGFNVTLALDAMTDARPEAHEYSLASVFPRLGETGSTQDILNLLATRSA; from the coding sequence ATGCCCCTTACAACGCTTGATCCGAAGACCGCTCTTATTGTCGTTGATCTTCAGAAAGGCCTTATCAATGCACCGTTTATCCATCCGATCGCCGGAGTCATTGAGCGAACCTGCGCTTTGCTTGATGCTTTTCGTCAACGTGATCTCCCGGTCGTTCTGGTCAATGTTGCTGGAGGCGCAACTGGCCGGACGGAGCAGCCGCGCCGTTTCTCGACGCTCACCGAAGGGTTCAGTGATCTGATTCCGGAGCTGGATCGCCAAGCCAGCGATATCGTAGTAACGAAGCGCACATGGGGCGCGTTAGCGAGTACGGATCTAGAGGCGCAACTGAAGGCCATCGGGGTAACGCAGGTTGTTATCACAGGAGTGGCCACTGGTACTGGCGTCGAAGCAACGGCTCGCCAAGCGTATGAAGCAGGCTTCAACGTCACGCTTGCCCTCGACGCCATGACCGATGCGCGTCCCGAAGCGCACGAATACAGCCTTGCGAGCGTCTTTCCCCGTCTCGGGGAAACGGGCTCAACCCAGGACATCCTTAACCTACTGGCGACTAGGAGCGCATAA
- a CDS encoding MarR family winged helix-turn-helix transcriptional regulator, translated as MNDRVSSSQVERSSALAAELRAVFGKLKRKLREQGGQNDLTPSQVSVLLRIENDGPAAVSTLARAEGMRPQSMSAIITSLLEAGLVSGSPDPNDRRQTLMSLSRKCQKLLRDGRAARQDWLTTTIQKKLSTQEQEKLAVAVNLLARLIED; from the coding sequence ATGAATGATCGGGTAAGTTCTTCTCAAGTCGAACGGTCCTCCGCACTTGCGGCAGAGCTTCGGGCAGTCTTTGGCAAACTCAAGAGGAAGCTGCGCGAACAGGGTGGACAGAACGATTTGACGCCTTCGCAAGTCTCCGTTCTGCTTCGCATTGAGAATGACGGTCCTGCAGCCGTATCGACACTCGCCCGAGCTGAGGGCATGCGTCCTCAGTCGATGAGCGCCATCATCACATCGTTGCTGGAAGCCGGATTGGTGAGCGGCTCGCCAGACCCGAACGATAGACGGCAGACCTTGATGTCGCTCTCCCGGAAATGCCAGAAATTGCTCCGTGACGGCCGTGCCGCAAGACAGGATTGGCTCACAACAACAATCCAAAAGAAGCTTTCCACCCAGGAACAGGAAAAGCTTGCTGTTGCCGTCAATCTGCTCGCACGCCTCATCGAAGATTGA
- a CDS encoding AraC family transcriptional regulator: MDPITDIFRTMHVNAFGLHRLEATAPWGVRQENQTEETVTLSGKKTTIDAAHFAMLSRGNCWLSVEGISEPIPLTGGDCFLLAPGTSIVMRDSPRTRPRWTFREIGAGANGNITHCGEGGAPTTIVCGSLSFDRGGLKPITQFLPKFILIKADQARTLALHTTMQALASEMAEQAPGSGVVASRLAEVLFIQILRAYIASEPERNRGWLRAVFDPQIGTALTAFHDHVGAPWTVESLSEAAGVSRSLFAVRFKELLGQTPLEYVTEWRMQKAMHLLEKRDKKLIDVARAVGYESDAAFSKAFKRVVGANPGEYLKRREAGLDRSL; this comes from the coding sequence TTGGATCCGATAACAGACATATTCCGTACAATGCACGTCAATGCCTTCGGCCTCCACAGGCTCGAAGCAACGGCTCCTTGGGGTGTAAGGCAGGAAAATCAGACCGAAGAAACCGTCACGCTTTCCGGCAAAAAGACCACCATAGATGCGGCGCACTTCGCCATGCTTTCGCGTGGCAACTGCTGGCTCAGCGTGGAAGGGATTTCAGAGCCAATTCCCCTCACTGGTGGCGACTGTTTCCTGCTTGCTCCGGGTACTTCAATCGTCATGCGCGATAGCCCTCGAACACGTCCGCGGTGGACTTTCCGCGAGATCGGTGCCGGCGCCAACGGCAATATCACTCATTGTGGAGAAGGTGGCGCGCCGACGACCATCGTCTGTGGGTCCTTGAGCTTTGATCGCGGCGGTCTTAAGCCGATCACTCAGTTCTTGCCGAAGTTCATTCTGATCAAGGCCGATCAGGCACGCACGCTTGCACTTCACACAACCATGCAGGCGCTGGCCTCGGAGATGGCAGAACAGGCGCCGGGATCTGGGGTCGTCGCCAGTCGACTGGCGGAGGTTCTGTTTATCCAGATACTCCGGGCATACATCGCATCAGAACCGGAACGCAACCGTGGTTGGCTTCGTGCTGTTTTCGATCCTCAAATCGGCACTGCATTGACTGCGTTTCACGATCATGTCGGTGCGCCATGGACGGTCGAATCCCTATCGGAAGCGGCGGGCGTGTCCCGCTCCCTGTTTGCAGTGCGATTCAAGGAACTGCTCGGACAGACACCGCTGGAATATGTGACCGAGTGGCGTATGCAAAAGGCGATGCACTTACTCGAGAAGCGTGACAAGAAGCTCATCGACGTGGCTCGGGCTGTCGGTTACGAATCTGATGCCGCCTTCAGTAAGGCGTTCAAGCGAGTGGTTGGAGCAAATCCTGGGGAATACCTCAAGCGTAGAGAGGCAGGCCTCGATCGGTCCCTGTAA
- a CDS encoding SDR family NAD(P)-dependent oxidoreductase yields MGKLEGKVAVITGGSSGLALASAKRFVEEGAYVFITGRRQDALDDAVKLIGRNVTGVRGDAANLDDLDHLFDTVKREKGKIDILFASAGKGKPAVLGEITEQHFDSEFGLIVRGTLFTAQKALPLINDGGSVIMTGSVASLKGFPGFGVYAASKAALRSFARTWLNELKGRNIRVNVLSPGQVDTPDSQRLDKATREMFESLIPRGKMGRPEEIAAAALFLASDDSSYVNGMDFAVDGGFSAI; encoded by the coding sequence ATGGGAAAGCTGGAAGGTAAAGTTGCGGTCATCACGGGCGGATCGAGCGGCCTCGCGCTGGCTAGCGCCAAACGGTTCGTCGAAGAGGGCGCCTATGTCTTCATCACGGGCCGCAGACAAGATGCGCTCGATGATGCCGTCAAACTGATCGGCCGGAACGTAACCGGCGTGCGGGGCGACGCGGCGAATCTCGACGACCTCGATCATCTGTTCGACACGGTCAAGCGCGAAAAAGGCAAGATCGACATCCTGTTCGCGAGCGCAGGCAAGGGCAAACCCGCCGTGTTAGGCGAGATCACGGAACAGCATTTCGATAGTGAGTTCGGCCTTATCGTGCGAGGAACGCTCTTCACAGCTCAGAAGGCGCTGCCGCTGATCAACGATGGCGGGTCGGTCATCATGACCGGATCCGTAGCTTCATTGAAAGGCTTCCCTGGCTTTGGTGTGTATGCGGCGAGCAAGGCCGCATTGCGCTCGTTTGCACGCACGTGGCTTAACGAATTGAAGGGCAGAAATATTCGGGTGAATGTGCTGAGCCCGGGTCAGGTCGACACGCCGGACTCCCAGCGACTCGACAAGGCAACGAGGGAGATGTTCGAGTCGCTGATTCCTCGCGGAAAGATGGGCCGTCCTGAGGAGATTGCAGCGGCAGCACTATTTCTTGCTTCCGATGATTCGAGCTACGTGAATGGAATGGATTTCGCTGTCGACGGCGGCTTCTCGGCTATCTGA
- a CDS encoding SDR family NAD(P)-dependent oxidoreductase, which produces MGKLEGKVAVITGGSSGMALASAKRFVEEGAYAFITGRRQEQLDEAVKAIGRNVTGVRGDAAKLDDLDRLFETVKREKGKIDILFASAGKGEPLPLGQITEAHFDAAFDLNVRGTLFTVQKALPLLSDGGSIIMTGSNASAKGFPGFGVYAASKLALRSFARTWVNELKGRNIRVNLLVPGAVTSPMQEEVLTKEAREFFESLIPRGKMGQPDEIATVALFLASDDSSYVNGVELFVDGGMTTV; this is translated from the coding sequence ATGGGAAAGCTTGAAGGAAAAGTTGCAGTCATCACGGGCGGATCGAGCGGCATGGCGTTGGCGAGCGCCAAGCGGTTCGTGGAAGAAGGGGCTTATGCGTTCATCACAGGTCGCCGGCAAGAGCAGCTCGATGAAGCCGTCAAGGCGATAGGGCGGAACGTAACCGGCGTGCGCGGAGACGCAGCCAAACTTGACGATCTGGACCGCCTATTCGAGACGGTGAAGCGCGAGAAAGGCAAGATCGACATCCTCTTTGCGAGCGCCGGCAAGGGGGAGCCGCTGCCGCTAGGCCAGATCACCGAGGCGCACTTCGATGCGGCATTCGACCTGAACGTGCGTGGCACACTGTTCACCGTTCAGAAAGCGTTGCCGCTGCTCAGCGATGGTGGATCGATCATCATGACCGGATCCAATGCTTCGGCGAAGGGCTTCCCGGGTTTCGGCGTGTACGCCGCGAGCAAGCTGGCGTTGCGCTCCTTCGCACGCACCTGGGTCAACGAACTGAAAGGTAGAAATATTCGAGTGAACCTGCTGGTGCCGGGGGCTGTCACCTCGCCGATGCAGGAAGAAGTTCTCACCAAGGAAGCGCGGGAGTTCTTCGAGTCGCTCATTCCGCGCGGCAAGATGGGCCAACCTGACGAAATCGCCACGGTTGCATTGTTCCTTGCTTCCGACGACTCCAGTTACGTGAACGGGGTGGAGTTGTTCGTCGATGGCGGCATGACGACCGTCTGA
- a CDS encoding NADPH-dependent F420 reductase yields the protein MSYAIVGFGKIGQALAHAFARKNINVTVASRRRPEELAPQARAIGPTVVAGSLQEALKADTIFLAVPFGEHRSVAQVLPSWNGKTIIDAMNSSPIPPEELDGLPSSAFLAKSFTAAKLVKGFNHLGAAKLATDPIVEGGHRVVFLSSDDEDAVAPVADLAKQLGFAPVNLGKLNEGGWLVHARGRSWGHLIFQDVFKKQQ from the coding sequence ATGAGCTACGCAATTGTTGGATTCGGCAAGATAGGTCAGGCCCTCGCCCACGCGTTCGCCCGTAAAAACATCAACGTGACCGTCGCGAGTCGTAGGCGACCCGAAGAGCTGGCCCCGCAGGCTCGGGCGATCGGTCCCACTGTCGTTGCTGGGTCGCTGCAGGAGGCACTCAAGGCCGACACCATCTTTCTGGCAGTCCCGTTCGGCGAACATCGGAGTGTTGCGCAGGTGCTGCCGAGCTGGAATGGTAAAACGATCATCGACGCGATGAACTCGTCTCCTATCCCGCCTGAGGAACTCGACGGTCTTCCGTCGTCCGCCTTCTTGGCGAAGTCATTTACTGCTGCCAAGCTGGTAAAGGGCTTCAACCACCTGGGCGCGGCCAAGCTGGCTACCGACCCGATCGTAGAAGGTGGCCATCGCGTCGTCTTTCTTTCGAGCGACGACGAAGACGCAGTCGCTCCCGTGGCAGACCTGGCCAAACAACTCGGGTTCGCACCCGTCAATCTGGGAAAGCTGAACGAGGGTGGATGGCTGGTGCACGCACGCGGGCGCTCTTGGGGCCATCTCATATTCCAGGATGTGTTTAAGAAGCAGCAATAA